CACTGAAGCCGAGTTCGCCACCAATACTGGTGTAGTTGACCAGTGGTTCGCCAACATTGTTGATCAGCGCGTGTGCGACAAGGGGATCGCCGGTGTCAACATACTGACCACCGAAGACAGCCGGCTCCTCAAAGCTGGTGTACGCAATCTGGCCGAACGCGGAACTCGCAGCAGCACCAGCGCATGCAATAACGACAAACACATTCTTTCTCATCTCTCTCCTCCTCAGGCCCGGTAAGGCCAGAACTGAACAATCGACGCAATACCGAAAGCGCCGCATGCTGAAAAATCAGCGTTCGGAGCATAGAAGGGAATCAAACAGAGAGATACACAGAAAGCGCAAAGAACACACCGAAACCGCAGGAACTGAACCATGATAAGCCACGCAGGAGAGCCTGCGGTGGAATAGCTGTTTGTTATCATCGCCCTTCGTTGAATGCTTCGACAAGGAGCTCATCAGGAGGAGTGGGGTTATGCTCGCGCACTTCTTTGCCGCACACAGGACAAAGAGTGGGGCCTGCTTTTCCGGTAAACTTGTTCAGCAGCACATAGTCTGGCGTATTCTTTGCTTTGCCATCCGGAGTCCAGTAGCACTTCTCAGGCATGTAGAGTGTGTTGCGACCTGTCTTTGGGTTTTTCCAGGGAAACGGCTGATCCTTCGGTACACGGAAGTTGTCAAAGATCTCTCCGGTTTCCGCATCCATGACAAGGCGCGTGCTTGTGACTGCAGCGCTTGATGGGTTCTGGTTACGAATCCACGGTAGTGCGATAACAACAATTACACCCACCAGCACAAAAAAAAGCACAATCTTCAGAACACCAGAGTTTGACTTCCTGCCCGTTTTCTCAGGCTGTTTCTGATCGTCAATTTCCTCAATGAGATCATCCCATGGTGACACAGCACTGACTCCTCATAATAATGCGCAATCCATCAATGGGATTCAGGGGACAACATAGGGCTTTGCAGTGGAGATATTTCCAAGTTTGTGCTCAAACTGCTTGATCGCATCGTTCCAGAAGTTTGTCTTGCGGGTAAGCAATGTGCCACGCGGGAACCAGTAGTCTGGGTCGAGTGCGTCTCGATCGGTGTGCATTTTGACATGGCCGTCGAAGAACGCGAGATACCCGTATGCATCGCCAGCGCCTTTCTTGTCGAGGGGGCCTGCCTTTGAGTTGTGTCTGAATGCCCAGCGTCTGGCATCAAACTTCACAGAAGTTGAGCCTGACACAAAGATGGCACGACCATCTTCGCCTGGTGCTGCAAACCTGTCCATCTCCTTGCTCTGACGATACCAGAACCCGACACCACCAAATGCGCCTCCGTAAGCAGCGTTGATGTCTTCGTCGAAATCGGGAGCGGTGCCCCTGTCGGCGTACCGATGGCTCTCGAACAGCGCCACTTTGTTGGAGCCAACACCAACCTTATGAAGCTGTGGTGTGTATCCGCGCCTTCTTTCAGTATGAACGCCTGTGCCACCCTGATTTGTAGGATCCTCCGTTGAGGTGAACTGTGTGGACATGCCGTAGGAGATCATTCTGCCAGCAGCCCAGAGCGTGGAGTTCCCGTTATAGACGGTTGCAGTGACCTCATTTGTCGGATCATGGAACGCGTCTGCTTCCTGATACCACTTGAATCGTGCAGCCCGATCCTGCTCCGTTGTTTGCTTGGTCGGTTCTCGAAGACCAATGTACTCTGCAATCGGCCCAAACCAGTCATACGTCTGGATTGAGGTGCCATTGAATGTGCCCTTGAGTGCATCGGCTCCCGATGTTGTAGGGCTGCCAGGCAGGTAGCCTTTGTTTGTGTCGGTGTACATCAGAATACCGGTCACAATCTGACGCATATTGCTGGAAGATTTCATTGCGCGAGCAGCTTCACGGGCGTTGCCCAGTGCTGGCAGCAGGATCGAAATCAGCAATGCAATAATGGCTATCACAACGAGCAACTCGATCAACGTGAACGCTGGTCGGAGTGTGCGGGTGTGCTGGCGTGACATGCTCAATACCCCCGAAAATGCAACCGATTGTATTCAGCTCCGCGAACATTGTTCGGACTTTGAACGGGTTGCAGTGAAAACTCACGAGAACATGGAAAAGAATATGCGCGGATGTTACAAAGTCTTCCGAGAAACAACTGTCTCTTTAGAAACCGGGGAGATTTGCGGTTGATCTTTGCGCTTGCTTTATAACTTTGTGGATAAGTCCAGAAGCAGTACTGACTCATTGATCATTCGGAACAAGATCGATTGCGACAGGATAGTGGTCTGAGGCCCAGCCCTGAGGGGCAGGGGTGGTTCGCCAGTCGGACCCTTTGGGACGGGCAGGCGTGCCCAGTACAAAGATCGAGTTTGGCACGTACTCGTTCGCAAGCGCGGGATTGATCAGGATGAAGTCGATGCGCCGGTTGGATTCGTGCGTCTGGATCTCAGGATCGTGCGGGACGCGCCCGGCAAACGGATCCATCAGCCCAGCAGCGATGTAAGTTGCAACGGACATGTCAACAGCCCGTGCGTTGAAGTCACCCAGTACAGCAATATTCGCGTTCTTGTTCCGCTTCTGAACTGTATCGATAAGCTGGACAACCTTCTTTGATTCGGCTTCACGCCAGTAGTTGTTGTACGTGCCGGATTTGTGGTGCATCACAAACAGCGTAAGTGTGTAGTCGGACTCTCCATCCTTGTCGCGATCAATGGAGACATCTGCACGCATCGGTGAACGTTTGAACGTGATCGGTTGACCTGCGTACCAGTTCACGTCGTTCCCATATTTCTCAGGATGAATACCACCGAGTGGGAGATTCGGCCAGACCTCGGCATGTGTGATCGGGAACCGTGACAGCACCGCGTTCTCGATTCCGCGATCGTCCCCAGTGTCGATCGACATCACATAGTCATATCCCATGTCCTTCAGATACTCCTCACGGAACTCAATAAGAGCGCTACGGTTCTCAATCTCTTCTACCGCAAGGATGTCCGCGTCGAGTCTGTGGATTGTGTCCGCGAGTGCCTGCTTCTGATTTGCTGGCGTCGTGTCGTCAATGTCCTCATTGCGTTCGGTCATTGATGGATCGTCACGGTCGTCAAAGAGGTTGAACAGGTTGTATGTGGCAAGTCGGATCGTTCCCTCTGCCTTTGGCTTCGGATTGGCAAGCCCGTAAACTCTCGCGTCCTTCGTTTGTGTTGGGGCTGCCGAGGTCGCATCCTGAGCGAGAACACCGCCACCACAAAGAATGATTGCTGCAATACCACAAATCGTGTGTCTCTGCGCCATGGCTTGCCTCCAGTCGAACGAGGGGAAGGTCCTGAGCGTAGTTCCCCTTTGGACTGGTCCATTGAAGGCGCGACAGACTGCCAAGTGCAGCTAGGATTCACCGAACATGCGGATTCTTTTACCAAATCCTCGCGGATTCTGTGCTGGCGTGCAGATGGCGGTCGACGTTGTTGACCAAGTCCTCGACCTGTTCGAGGGTGAGACTGTTTACGTCTACCACGAGATCGTCCACAACAGGCACGTCGTCGGTCGGTTCAGCGATCGAGGCGTGGTGTTCGTTGAGGACATCGCGGATGTGCCCCAAGGCGCGATCGCGGTCTTCAGTGCGCACGGCGTCAGCCCTGCGATCAGAGAACAAGCGAGTGCACGACAGCTTCGCGTCATCGACGCAACCTGCCCACTTGTGACGAAAGTCCACTCAGAAGCAATCCGGTATGCGCGGCAAGGGTACCAGATTTTGCTGGTAGGGCATCGCAACCATCAGGAAGTCATCGGCACATTCGGCGAAGCGCCGCACGCGACGCAGGTGGTTGAGTCGCCGGACGACATTCCGAATCTGACAGTTATCGATCCCGACAAACTCGTGTATCTCACGCAGACCACACTCTCGACAGACGATGCGGACATCATCATCAACGCGCTGAAACAGGCATTTCCGAATATCAAGGGACCACCTGGATCGGACATCTGCTACGCGACGACAAATCGTCAGCACGCCGTGCGCCAGCTCGCGCCGCAGTGCGATCTTGTATTGGTGGTGGGATCAAAGAACTCATCCAACTCCGTTCGTCTGACTGAGATTGCGCGCAACGTCGGGACACCTGCGCATCTGCTTGATGATGCTGATCATCTCGATCTGTCGTGGTTTGCATCAGGAGATGAGACGGTGCTGCTCACAGCTGGTGCGTCAGCGCCGGAGGATCTTGTTGCGGGCATCTGCAGGAAACTGCTCGACACATATGGTGGCACAATCGAGCAGGCGGATGTCTACGACGAGGACATGGAGTTTGCGCTCCCAGCAGCATTGCGCAGGGAGATGAAGTCCCGCGGCGTTGACGGCGATTCAGCCCGCATTCGCGTGGGCAGGCACGAGATTACCGCTGCGCAGTATGGCGCGGTCGCGCTGACGGTCTCGGCAAAGCCGGCCGGAACCTGAGAGATATCCGGATGTCAAACCGTCTATCTTCAAGCGTTCTGCTGGGAACTTGATGTGTGAACGAGGTTACTTTGAAGTTTCGGGCTGAGCAACTGGTGTGGTGTGCTCCTTGTTGTCTAGTTGCATGCGAAGATCAGAGATATCGAAGATGGCAAAGTGGGTTTGCAGCACATCTCCGTTAAGTCCCTGGCCCTGTACTGTAATGGCTCGGTCGCCATCGGAGGAGATGTCAAACTCGCGGACCAGATGATTTTCCGGCCCCAGAATACTGCCCCAGTGTTTTTCACGCATGTCGTACACTGCGACAAACTCCACCATCCAGTTGTGTACAAAGACGAGGTCATGTTTTTCAGATACACGAATCCCAACTGAGGCAATATCGCCTCTGACTTCGTGTGGGCCTTGTCGTTCCATGCTGTCGAGGGGCCACATCTCAATCTCGCTCCAGTGGTTGTCCTCGATTCGAACCGAGATCATGCGGTTACTTCCCCAGTCGGTATGAACGACTGGACCTACCAGTTCCTGTTGTTCGTCGACAGTTCCGTCATTCGCTTGAAGTACTGTCAGTCTTTCGGTGCCCGCATCAGGGTCATAGATAACGATACCGATATTGTCCTTGTCAGCCATTATGGCAGCAGTGAACTCGTTTGCATTGCGCAGGGGGATCTCAAATTTTTCCTGAATGGAGTTTGTCTCGATGTTCCAGCGTTGAAGTGTGGAGCCAAGTGCAACATATACGGATTTCGATGCTGGCTGGAATGCAAAGTACCTGAAAACACCGGGAGTTGTTGGATCTCCGATTGTTGATACTTGCTCGCCTGAGTGTGGGTCAAAGAAATGTATACTTGCTGCATCGTCTTGAACGAACATGATGGTGTTCGGGGCGGATCGAATTTCGGGAAATCCTTGAACGAAGCCCTCCGTTGTAAAACTCAGTACATCTTCGACACGACTGTCCTCAAACCAGATTCGAGACACAATCGTTTTGCCTGATCCATCGTGGCGAGCAACAAAGGCGGACTTTGAGTCATCTGCGAGTGCGACACCGCGGATCATGCCCACACCCTCGGGAATCTCTACAAGCCGAATTGGATCGAGCATGATGAGCTTTGGCTCGCTCTGCTTGGGAGGGTCTCCCTGTGAAAATGCCGCATGTGAGAGACAGAGGACAGCAATGGCAAGGTAGTGCAACGGTTTCATCCGCAATGCTAGGAGAGCAGGTTACAGAGCCCGACTCTCTTCCCGTCTCTGCATCGGCAGGAGTCCGATCAGAAGCATGACACCGCCAGCAAGGATCAGCCACGGGCGGATGTGGTCGTTCGTTGTCCAGCGTTCAAGTAATGAGTTCTTGATCTGTCTCGGCTCGATAGTGATGAGGCCCGGCTCAAGGTCGCGGAACACCGACGCAGGCAGGAACAGCGTGTTGCTCGTTGGGAGCAGCGGCGACTCACCTGCGGGGATGCGGTTGAGCTGCTCTGCTGCGAGTGAACGGACCAGTCCCGGTTCGCCCCGCTCGATCGCATCAAGGTAGGCGGTGTGAAGTTCGATGCGATCCAGCCGGTTCTGCTCGTAGGCGCTGGCGCGGTCGCGCTCCCACATCGCCTCGTCGAGTCGATCAAACGCTGGGATGAGCACGGTCGCGCCGAGCAGTCCGATGGCAGCAATGACGAACGGCCAGCCCGGGTCGAGCAGCGACCAGCCGAGCCGATCCGTTGCGCGGAGTGTCCACGTGCTACATCGCCGTGTGTGTGATGTTGTCCATGTGAAGGCAGCTTTGGCGCGCAGCCAGACCGACCTCGCAAGTGAGGGCTGGACAGTGTCTGGAATGGGGTTTGGCTGATCGGTCACGCAGAGAAGGGTATCGGCAGATTGATCGTACGCATTACACATACGGCTGTGGACAGCAAAGCACCTGCTTTGCACTGTGTCTTTAGTACATGAGTAGCCCCTCGTCTTATGGACACCCGGAAGCATACTCATTGCCGTAACAGACAAAGTCAAAGATGTTCAGAACAGCATTCTGGTCGCAGTCAACGATGATCATTGACCCTGCATAAAAGTTGGCAAAGTTGACGTAATCAAAGATATTCAGGGTGCCATTTGCGTCCATGTCAGCATAGCAGTCAATCGGGAACAGGTGTATACCTGTAATAGCACCCTGTTGTGTCGGAGAGGTTGCAATCCAGTCAATCTCGAGCCAATCTTCAGTGACTTTGATGTAATGTCGAAAATAGTTCACCCCGTATTGGAGTCCGCTTGGAGTAGTGGAACTCCACCCGCCAGTGAGGGTCATGGTAACTTCCAGATTGCTCGAGCGATCGATGAACGTTGTTGGGGAGAGAAAGCTCGCCGTGCTGTAAACGTGTATCTCATACCACTGGGGTTGAAGCCCTTCGAGTCGTATCCGTTGCGGTTCAGTGGCTGCGCCAAACCCATCGTCGAACAATGCAAGGGGATCACCAGTGACGATTGGTGCTATCGAATATACAGCGGTGGGCGGTGTCACACTCAAGGGGAGTGAGAGCAGCACTCCCGAGGGTGTTCCGTCGAGTCCCATCAACTCGACAGGAGGGTCGTTTGCTGAGAAAGCGTCCAGGCTGTTCCAAAGGCCAGTCAGATTCGTGGTGGGCACATAAGACTGTGATGGGGTTCCCCAATGGGTGCCAAAGTCGATGTTCAGACCTTGCCCGAAGGCCGATGCGGAAAGAACAGCAGAAGCGAGTATGCACAGTTGATAACGCATGGGTGACTCCCGTTCCCTGATCGCAATGAACACTATGGACATCCTGCAGCGAAGGCGTTGCCGAAGCAGATGTAATCGAAGACATTGAACAGGCTGTTGCCATCGCAGTCGGCGTAGGGATCGCCTGATGAATACGCGTTGGTAAAACAACTGAAGTCCAAGATGCTTAATACGCCGTTCCCATCACAATCAGGGTAGCAAACCTGATCAATACAGATGTTCCCTGAACCAAACTGAACGCAGTTGTTGCCAGCAGGAACAAGATCGCGAAGATTTGTCCATGTGCCATTGAGGAACGCATACGCGTTGAACGTGCCAAGCTCGAGCGTCGCTCCATCGCTGATCTGAAGTCCATCCTGACCACTGATGCCAGGAAAGTAAACAGTTTCCGGCGTGCCGAATGTGCGATTGCCGTTGTCAATGTTGTCAACAAGCCTCAGAGTGCCTTTGACGAGGAGCTTGGGGATATTGAAGTTCTGCACGTAGTACCCATCGACACCATAATCGGTTCCTGCAACTTCGAGAGATCCCGTTGAGAATGCGGACCCCGCGCTGAGTCTTCCGTGAAAACTCCATAAAAACTCATTTGTCTGCTCGGTTGAAAACGAACCGGCTGAAATCCCGACAGATTCAGTAATAATAATTTCTGCTTGAGGGCCGAGCTGGATTTCCTTTGTGCTCAAGATGGCGCTTGCAGAATAGGGAGACCCTGGATACGTGCTTGCGCCAACAGCAAGCTTGTCGAGCACATGTATATATTCGGCTGTGGCACTGGATGTCGTGCTTCCCCATGTGTAGTCGCCCGCGTATACAGAGCATTCACCAACTGTAACGATTCCAGGCCCTGACATGGTGTTGCTTGCTGAGTAGTATGAACTGCATGCCACAGTGTACTTGTTCAGGTGCGACGCTTCACTGATAGTGCAGAAGCTGTCGCTGTTTACAAGCTCAGCACAGCTCTTCACGTTCATGTAAGAGACACCGGATTCCGCAGAGCTTGCGGACGCTTTGCCTTGCACGTGGTGGGCAAGGACCGATGCGCCGGAGCTTCCGCAGGGTTGGCAACCATACCCACTCGAGATAATGCCGAGATCGCCTCCAATATCTTTGCAATGAATGGAAACGTGGATGCTGTCCGTTGCGCTCGCGATCACGTTGCCGCTCACGTCGCCAGTCGCTATGGCGCAAGTGTGAGAACCGCTGAAGCTGGTTCCGGATACGATGAGGTTGCCCAGAACATCGCTTGTTGTGACTGTGGATTCCCCTTCATAGACATTGCAGTTCAGATTTGCTGTGGTTGTACTCGGTACATCAATCATTGTGTAACCTTCGCTCCCCGTGATATTCAGGTTTCCCATGGTGCCTGTACTCTCTGAAGCAATGCTCAGCAGGCCAAAGTAGGCGTTGGTTGTCAAGTTTCCACGTAGTTGGTTCTGGGGATGGGTGAGCGAAAGAAATGATCCTTGATTGCTAATTGATCCTGTCAACAGACTGGGTCCGGTGACTTCAAGCGAGTTCCCATACTTTGCAATCGATGATCCCTCTCCCATTTGCAATGAATGGATCGTGTTCGGTTCGAAGTATCCGTGATATACAGATTTGCCGGAGGGGAGAATAACAGTTGCGTTCGGATCGCCGAAGGGGATCATTGGCGGATCCCAGTTCGATGCGTTATCCCACTGATCGTCGACAGCCCCGGTGAATGTGTACGTTTGCTGGGCCGATGAAGCTGTTGCGAGACCTATTACTCCAGATACTGTGAGGAACATTTTGACTAAATGATTCATGTGTTACCTGCTGGATCCGTTGCGACTCAACCTGTTCGACTCTGCGCTATTGTAACGAATATCGATCGAAGCAGATGCACGTAGTGTATTAAAATTGTAGAAAAGAGATGGCTTATCCGAGCAGGCTTCCTGTTTGGCTGCTGGTTTGTTGCAGCTGCCGATTTGGCTCCTACTGTCCTCTGATGAAACGACCCGTTGCAATCACAGGCCTTGGCGTGGTGTCCGCTGCTGGAATCGGTATCGATGCGCTGTGGGATGCTCTCGGAGCGGGCAGATCGTGCATCGGCCCGATCACGAGTTTCGATGCTGAGGGGTTCCCGTCGAGGCTCGCTGCACAGGTGCCCGAGTTCTCTGTCCGTGACTGGGTGCCCAAGAGCTACCGCAAAGCGACCAAGGTGATGGCTCGCGATATCGAACTCGCGGTTGTGAGCGCAAAGCTCGCAGTTGATGATGCAAAGCTCGTGACACGTGGCAGCGAGGATGAGAACGCGAAGCTGACGTATCCCGCGTCACGCCTCGGGTGCCACGTCGGTGCTGGTCTTATTGCAGCTGAGACGAACGAACTGAGCTACGCGTTTGCATCTGCGCGGAGCGATGCCGATCCAACAAAGCTCGATCTGAAGAAGTGGGGGACGAGTGGTATGGGCAATCTGCCGCCGCTCTGGCTGCTCAAGTACCTGCCCAATATGCTCGCGTGTCATGTCACGATTGTGCATGGTGCAGAGGGGCCGTCGAATACGATCACATGCGGTGAGGCGAGTTCACTTTCGTCGCTCGGTGAGAGTGCGCGCGTGATTGAGCGCGGGAAGGCAGACGCGAGCATCGCGGGAGGCGGCGAGTCAAAGCTGAACCCCATGGGCATGATGCGCATGTGGTACGCGGGCCAGCTTGCCGAGGTGACAGAGGATGACGCCTCGCGTGTGGGTGATATTGTCCAGCCGTTTGCCAATGTGTCACGCGGCGGCATCGCTGGTGAGTCGAGCGGCTTGCTAGTTCTTGAGGCTCTTGAGTCTGCACGTGCTCGCGGTGCGAGTGTCCACGCGGTGCTTTCTGGGTTCGGTGCAGCGATGGATGTTGCAGATGCAACCGACTCTGATCCCGGAGCATCCTATTGGCCCATTGGAACACACCAGGGTGTCGTTGGCGCAGTTGAATTAGCACT
Above is a genomic segment from Phycisphaeraceae bacterium containing:
- a CDS encoding DUF1559 domain-containing protein, yielding MSRQHTRTLRPAFTLIELLVVIAIIALLISILLPALGNAREAARAMKSSSNMRQIVTGILMYTDTNKGYLPGSPTTSGADALKGTFNGTSIQTYDWFGPIAEYIGLREPTKQTTEQDRAARFKWYQEADAFHDPTNEVTATVYNGNSTLWAAGRMISYGMSTQFTSTEDPTNQGGTGVHTERRRGYTPQLHKVGVGSNKVALFESHRYADRGTAPDFDEDINAAYGGAFGGVGFWYRQSKEMDRFAAPGEDGRAIFVSGSTSVKFDARRWAFRHNSKAGPLDKKGAGDAYGYLAFFDGHVKMHTDRDALDPDYWFPRGTLLTRKTNFWNDAIKQFEHKLGNISTAKPYVVP
- a CDS encoding endonuclease/exonuclease/phosphatase family protein, which translates into the protein MAQRHTICGIAAIILCGGGVLAQDATSAAPTQTKDARVYGLANPKPKAEGTIRLATYNLFNLFDDRDDPSMTERNEDIDDTTPANQKQALADTIHRLDADILAVEEIENRSALIEFREEYLKDMGYDYVMSIDTGDDRGIENAVLSRFPITHAEVWPNLPLGGIHPEKYGNDVNWYAGQPITFKRSPMRADVSIDRDKDGESDYTLTLFVMHHKSGTYNNYWREAESKKVVQLIDTVQKRNKNANIAVLGDFNARAVDMSVATYIAAGLMDPFAGRVPHDPEIQTHESNRRIDFILINPALANEYVPNSIFVLGTPARPKGSDWRTTPAPQGWASDHYPVAIDLVPNDQ
- the ispH gene encoding 4-hydroxy-3-methylbut-2-enyl diphosphate reductase; this translates as MRILLPNPRGFCAGVQMAVDVVDQVLDLFEGETVYVYHEIVHNRHVVGRFSDRGVVFVEDIADVPQGAIAVFSAHGVSPAIREQASARQLRVIDATCPLVTKVHSEAIRYARQGYQILLVGHRNHQEVIGTFGEAPHATQVVESPDDIPNLTVIDPDKLVYLTQTTLSTDDADIIINALKQAFPNIKGPPGSDICYATTNRQHAVRQLAPQCDLVLVVGSKNSSNSVRLTEIARNVGTPAHLLDDADHLDLSWFASGDETVLLTAGASAPEDLVAGICRKLLDTYGGTIEQADVYDEDMEFALPAALRREMKSRGVDGDSARIRVGRHEITAAQYGAVALTVSAKPAGT